The DNA sequence TCGCTTTTTCCAATACTCTTGCGAGGGAAGGATGGAGATTCACCACTAAATTTTGCCATTCTAACTCCCCTGTTAAATTATTAGAAGGAAGCTCAATGGGGTATTTTCCCGTTAAACTGTATATCATGGTCAACCCTAGAGCAAATAAATCTGTACTAAATACACTTCTTCCCATACTTTGTTCAGGAGCGATAAATCCTCTCGTGCCAATGACTACCGAGGAAAGTTTTGAACCTGAAGAAGTGATAAAACTCCCCATTGTCTCTTTTACCGCACCAAAATCGATCAACACGGGAAGCCCGTCAGAGTCTCGGATAATGATGTTTTCAGGCTTTATGTCTCGATGAATGATGTTTTTGCTGTGAACATATTTGAGGGTTTCCAGAAGAGATGTTAGGATAGTTAAACAACGATCAGAAGATAGAATCCCTGATTGACTGAGGTTTTTTCCTTCTATGTATTCCTGTACTAAATAATATTTTTCGTCTTGACAGAAGTAGGCGTAAAGGGTGGGAATTTGCGGACAGTTTTGTCCTAATTCTTCTAATACTTGGGCTTCTTTGAGAAATAATTTTTCGATAATTTCTGAGCTAGTATTATGGTTAACGGATTTAAGGGCTTTTACTACTACTTTTCGTTGAGTTGGGCTGTGTAAATCCACTGCTAAAAAGGTTTCACCGAATCCCCCACTACCTAGAGGATTAAGTATTTGATAGCGATCGCACAAGATTTCATTCATAATGATGCAATCCCCTGATTAACTGTTAGGGATAAAAATTATGTTTATATGCTTATAATAGTGCATATTTATCCCATTAACTCTTTTAACTTCCCCCCTCCGAATTTTCAAGACCGATTAATTCTGGTTTGACCTTCTCCAAAAAACTAATTAACATTACAGTTAAAATTCCTTCAATTAAGGCTTGAACCCCATAACCAATTAGAGAAGTAAAAATAGCTGTTTTTTCTGCGTCAATATCCAAATCAGGAGAGATATTATTAATAGTAATAAAGACAAAAATTAGGGCAGAAAAGAAAAGACTTAACCCCCCTGCTAAGAAAGCTAAAATAGACTTCCTAAAGGAACTGTGAAAAAAAGATATAGTGCGAAAAGACCATATATAATGAGCAAATAAAGCAGGAACACCCATAATAATAGCGTTAATTCCGAGGGTAGATAACCCCCCATGTTGAAAAAACATAGCCTGAAAAAATAAGCCAATTAAAATTCCGGGGAAAGCATAATAACCCAAAACTAAACCCATCACTCCATTTAAAACCAGATGGATACTGAAAGGAGGAATGGGAATATGAATTAAAGAAGCAACAAAGAAAGCCGCCGTTAATAAAGATGCTTTGGGGATTTCTTCTTGATAGTTAGTCTGTTTATTAATTTGTCTTAAGGAAAACCAAGTTACCCCCCCTGTAATCGCATATCCGGAGATACTGACAGCAGGAGGTAATAATCCATCAGGTATGTGCATAAAATAACTGGAGAAAAATTAGAGATAAGAAATTTAAAGATGAGAGGGGCAATCATTGTTTTAACCATTAATAATTAATACTAAATTAATACTAATTACTAACTTCTGAGTCCTGCTTTTTGCGAGAAAAAAATAGGGCTGTACCTACAAAACCCCAACTACCTGTTATTGCCATTAAAATTTTTTGAGGGGTTGATAATTCTCCTGTCATGGAAGAACTAGCATGGGAGCTTTGTTCTAAATTAGTATTAGGATTTTCTGATATTTCTTCCTGAATTTGAGGATCATTTTCTGTCTGTAATGACTCGATGGGTATATTAATTACATTACCATGACCTGCCGATCGCACTTTAATCGTCCAATTACCGTTAACATTCGGTTCAGGGACAAAAGTAAATTTACCATCATTATCTGTAACTCCTGTTTGCCAAGCCTCAGTAGGATTATTAGGAGCATAAACCACGACTTGAGCATTGCTCATTGGTTTTCCACTATCATATTTAGCCTGAATTGCGATCGCTTCTGTAGCTTGATAGTCGATCGCCACCCCATGAGCAGAAGTTTTTGGCTGATGGATTACACTGGCTAATACCAACCCTAATCCTAAACTGGATAATGTTCTTAATTTCATTTCCTTTTTTCTCACGAAGTGCAGAATTCTTATTTCATAGTCGAACAACTTTTCTTTTTTTTCAATGCCCACTCAGGGTATTTTTTCATTAAGATTAGGGTGTTGGGGTATTAGGAGTTCGGAGTTCGGAGTTCGGAGTTAAGAGTTAGAAGTTATTAATTATCAACTATTTACCTTTGCCCTTTGACCTTTTTTCTTTGCCTTTTACCCCTTTCCCTTTTGAAATCTATTCGCCGTGAGGGTAAGCCATTTGGCGTAAGTCAATACAATCATCAAATTCTGTTGCGGTTAAATAACCTAATTCTAATGTTGCCTCTTTTAAGGTGATATTTTTTTCGTATGCTAAATGGGCAATTTTTGAGGCTTTGTCATAACCAATTTTGGGAGTTAATGCAGTGACTAACATCAAGGATTGATTAACTAATTCTTCGATACGTTGACGATTAGGCTTCATTTCCTTGACGGTAAAGTCAGTAAAATTATTACAACTATCACTAAGTATCTTGATTGATTGCAAAATGTTATAAATCATCATAGGCTTATAAACATTCATATCTAACATCCCACTCGCTCCAGCAAAACCAACGGCGGTATCATAACCCATAACTTGTACTGCAACCATGGCTAAAGCCTCACACTGAGTGGGATTGACTTTCCCCGGCATAATTGATGAACCCGGTTCATTGGCTGGTAATTCTAACTCATTTAATCCTGCACGAGGGCCACAGGCAAGAAAGCGAATATCGTTAGCAATTTTGTATAGTGAACAGGCTAGGGTTTTTAATGTACCGCTCAAAGATACGATCGCATCATGAGAACCCATGACAGTAAATTTGTTCGGAGCGCTAACAAAGGGTAAACCCGTGATATTGGCAATATGATGAGCGGATTTTGTTGCAAAACCGATGGGGGCGTTAATACCTGTACCTAAAGCAGTGCCTCCTAAAGCTAATTGATAGACATGGGGTAAGGCTTGGTTAATACGGGTAAGGTTATCATCCAACATCCCCACATAACCTGAAAATTCTTGTCCTAGGCTTAAGGGTACTGCATCTTGAAGATGAGTTCTACCAATTTTTATAATATCTTTCCATGCTTGTGCTTTTTCTGCTAATGCGTCTCTTAATTTTTTGACCTTGGGTATTAATCTTTCTTGAATTGCGATCGCACTGGCTACATTCATAGCGGTAGGAAAAGTATCATTAGATGATTGAGACATATTGACATCATCATTGGGATGAATAGGATTTTTACTGCCCAACTCACCTCCCACAATTTGAATGGCACGATTGGAAATGACCTCATTAACATTCATGTTAGTTTGTGTACCGCTTCCCGTCATCCATACATATAAGGGGAAATGTTCATCTAACTTGCCTTCCAAAATTTCATCGG is a window from the Cyanobacterium sp. Dongsha4 genome containing:
- the cbiM gene encoding cobalt transporter CbiM — encoded protein: MHIPDGLLPPAVSISGYAITGGVTWFSLRQINKQTNYQEEIPKASLLTAAFFVASLIHIPIPPFSIHLVLNGVMGLVLGYYAFPGILIGLFFQAMFFQHGGLSTLGINAIIMGVPALFAHYIWSFRTISFFHSSFRKSILAFLAGGLSLFFSALIFVFITINNISPDLDIDAEKTAIFTSLIGYGVQALIEGILTVMLISFLEKVKPELIGLENSEGGS
- a CDS encoding carboxypeptidase-like regulatory domain-containing protein, with translation MKLRTLSSLGLGLVLASVIHQPKTSAHGVAIDYQATEAIAIQAKYDSGKPMSNAQVVVYAPNNPTEAWQTGVTDNDGKFTFVPEPNVNGNWTIKVRSAGHGNVINIPIESLQTENDPQIQEEISENPNTNLEQSSHASSSMTGELSTPQKILMAITGSWGFVGTALFFSRKKQDSEVSN
- the fumC gene encoding class II fumarate hydratase, whose product is MNRIEKDSIGEIEVKSDRLWGAQTQRSLHHFSIGEDIMPIEVIRAFAIVKKASAMANEELGKLPSEKAKLIIQVADEILEGKLDEHFPLYVWMTGSGTQTNMNVNEVISNRAIQIVGGELGSKNPIHPNDDVNMSQSSNDTFPTAMNVASAIAIQERLIPKVKKLRDALAEKAQAWKDIIKIGRTHLQDAVPLSLGQEFSGYVGMLDDNLTRINQALPHVYQLALGGTALGTGINAPIGFATKSAHHIANITGLPFVSAPNKFTVMGSHDAIVSLSGTLKTLACSLYKIANDIRFLACGPRAGLNELELPANEPGSSIMPGKVNPTQCEALAMVAVQVMGYDTAVGFAGASGMLDMNVYKPMMIYNILQSIKILSDSCNNFTDFTVKEMKPNRQRIEELVNQSLMLVTALTPKIGYDKASKIAHLAYEKNITLKEATLELGYLTATEFDDCIDLRQMAYPHGE